In Leopardus geoffroyi isolate Oge1 chromosome D1, O.geoffroyi_Oge1_pat1.0, whole genome shotgun sequence, a single window of DNA contains:
- the MYRF gene encoding myelin regulatory factor isoform X5 yields MEVVDETEALQRFFEGHDINGALEPSNIDTSILEEYISKEDASDLCFPDISAPASAASYPHGQPAIPGSSGGHHLSPSGGGPSPGRHGPLPAPSYSAPLNCNNNNAMGTAPKPFLGGSGPPIKAEPKAPYAPGTLPDSPPDSGSEAYSPQQVNDPHLLRTITPESLCHVGVPSRLEHPPPPPAHLPGPPPPPPPPPHYPVLQRDLYMKAEPPMPPYAAMGQGLVPTDLHHTQQSQMLHQLLNQHGAELPTHPSKKRKHSESPPNTLNAQMLNGMIKQEPGTTTTLPPHPARAPSPPWPPQGPLSPGPGSLPLSIARVQTPPWHPPGAPSPGLLQDNDSLSGSYLDPNYQSIKWQPHQQNKWATLYDANYKELPMLTYRVDADKGFNFSVGDDAFVCQKKNHFQVTVYIGMLGEPKYVKTPEGLKPLDCFYLKLHGVKLEALNQSINIEQSQSDRSKRPFNPVTVNLPPEQVTKVTVGRLHFSETTANNMRKKGKPNPDQRYFMLVVALQAHAQNQNYTLAAQISERIIVRASNPGQFESDSDVLWQRAQVPDTVFHHGRVGINTDRPDEALVVHGNVKVMGSLMHPSDLRAKEHVQEVDTTEQLKRISRMRLVHYRYKPEFAATAGIEATAPETGVIAQEVKEILPEAVKDTGDVVFANGKTIENFLVVNKERIFMENVGAVKELCKLTDNLETRIDELERWSHKLAKLRRLDSLKSTGSSGAFSHAGSQFSRAGSVPHKKRPPKVASKSSSVVPDQACISQRFLQGTIIALVVVMAFSVVSMSTLYVLSLRSEEDLVETDGSFAVSTSCLLALLRPQHPGGSEARCPCRSSQSFGTTQLRQSPVTTGLPGTRPSLLLVTTGLSSSAPGPVIPTLDLCSSRPCPVICCSSSTPSPTPAPSLGSSFNPGRGLSPSPSPSTNRSGPGQMALLPVTNIRAKSWGLSANGIGHSKHPKSSEPLASPEVPFPGGQGKAKNSPSLGLHGRARRGLPQPGLSPARPTRAQGQPASLLADPVPSLTSIQVLENSMPITSQYCAPEDACRPGNFTYHIPVSSGTPLHLSLTLQMNLMSKEQPCEERDFPQSLHTFQDTQGTSHQWPVTILSFREFTYHFRVALLGQANCSVEAPVLPATDYYFHFYRLCD; encoded by the exons gccaCGACATCAATGGTGCCCTGGAGCCCTCCAACATCGACACCAGCATCCTGGAGGAGTACATCAGCAAGGAGGATGCCTCTGACCT CTGCTTCCCTGACATCTCTGCTCCAGCCAGTGCCGCCTCCTACCCCCACGGGCAGCCGGCCATCCCGGGCTCCAGCGGGGGCCACCACCTGAGCCCCTCTGGGGGCGGACCCTCCCCGGGGCGccacggccccctccccgccccgagCTACAGCGCCCCGCTCAACTGCAACAACAACAATGCCATGGGCACTGCTCCCAAGCCCTTTCTGGGGGGCTCTGGGCCCCCCATCAAGGCAGAGCCCAAGGCTCCCTATGCCCCAGG CACACTGCCGGACTCTCCCCCAGACTCGGGCTCCGAGGCCTACTCCCCCCAGCAGGTGAATG ACCCCCATCTCCTGCGCACCATTACCCCCGAGTCCCTGTGCCACGTAGGAGTGCCCTCCCGCCTGGAGcacccacctccacctccagcccACCTACCAGGCCCTCCgccgcccccgccacccccgcctCACTACCCTGTCCTGCAGCGGGACCTGTACATGAAGGCCGAGCCCCCGATGCCCCCCTACGCTGCCATGGGGCAGGGGCTGGTGCCCACGGATCTCCACCACACACAACAGTCCCAGATGCTACACCAGCTGCTGAATCAGCACGGAGCTGA gctccccacacaCCCCTCCAAGAAGAGGAAGCACTCCGAATCACCTCCCAACACCCTTAATGCCCAGATGCTGAATGGAATGATCAAACAGGAGCCGGGGACCACGACGACCCTGCCCCCGCACCCAGCTcgagccccttccccaccctggccTCCCCAGGGCCCACTCTCCCCCGGCCCCGGCTCCTTGCCCCTCAGCATCGCCCGGGTCCAGACGCCACCTTGGCACCCACCGGGCGCACCCTCACCAG GTCTCCTGCAGGACAATGATAGCCTTAGTGGCTCCTACCTGGATCCCAACTACCAATCCATCAAGTGGCAACCGCATCAGCAGAACAAGTGGGCAACGCTGTACGACGCAAACTACAAGGAGCT gcCCATGCTCACCTACCGCGTGGACGCTGACAAGGGCTTCAACTTTTCGGTGGGCGACGACGCCTTCGTGTGCCAGAAGAAGAACCACTTTCAGGTGACGGTATACATCGGCATGCTGGGGGAGCCCAAGTACGTCAAGACGCCCGAAGGCCTCAAGCCCCTCGACTGCTTCTATCTGAAACTGCACGGAGTGAAG CTGGAGGCCCTGAACCAGTCCATCAACATTGAGCAGTCACAGTCCGACCGAAGCAAGCGGCCCTTTAACCCTGTCAC GGTCAATCTGCCTCCTGAGCAGGTCACGAAGGTGACCGTGGGGCGCTTGCACTTCAGCGAGACCACCGCCAACAACATGCGCAAGAAGGGCAAACCTAACCCAGACCAGAG GTACTTCATGCTGGTGGTGGCGCTCCAGGCCCATGCACAGAACCAGAACTACACGCTGGCTGCCCAGATCTCAGAGCGCATCATCGTGAGG GCCTCCAACCCAGGCCAGTTTGAGAGTGACAGCGACGTGCTGTGGCAGCGGGCGCAGGTGCCCGACACTGTCTTCCACCATGGCCGCGTGGGCATCAACACGGACCGACCCGACGAGGCGTTGGTCGTGCACGGCAATGTCAAGGTCATGGGCTCGCTCATGCACCCCTCCGACCTGCGGGCCAAGGAGCACGtgcaggag GTGGACACCACGGAGCAGCTGAAGAGGATCTCACGCATGCGGCTGGTGCACTACAGATACAAGCCTGAGTTTGCAGCCACCGCAGGCATCGAGGCCACGGCACCAGAGACGG gTGTCATCGCCCAGGAGGTGAAGGAGATCCTGCCTGAGGCCGTGAAGGACACTGGAGACGTGGTCTTTGCCAATGGGAAAACCATAGAGAACTTCTTGGTGGTGAACAAG GAGCGCATCTTCATGGAGAACGTGGGTGCCGTGAAGGAGCTGTGCAAGCTGACGGACAACCTGGAGACGCGCATTGACGAGCTGGAGCGCTGGAGCCACAAGCTGGCCAAACTGCGGCGGCTGGACAGCCTCAAGTCCACTGGCAGCTCGGGTGCCttcag CCATGCAGGGAGCCAGTTCAGCCGGGCGGGCAGCGTCCCCCACAAGAAGAGGCCCCCCAAGGTGGCCAGCAAG TCGTCATCTGTGGTCCCAGACCAGGCCTGCATCAGCCAGCGCTTCCTGCAGGGAACCATCATTGCCCTGGTGGTGGTCATGGCCTTCAG CGTGGTGTCCATGTCTACACTGTATGTGCTGAGCCTGCGCTCCGAGGAGGACCTGGTGGAAACCGATGG CTCTTTTGCTGTGTCCACTTCCTGTCTTCTGGCCCTGCTCCGGCCCCAGCACCCTGGGGGGAGTGAGGCCAGGTGCCCATG cagGTCCAGCCAGAGCTTTGGGACCACTCAGCTCCGACAGTCCCCTGTGACCACCGGGCTGCCAGGCACACGGCCCTCTTTGCTGCTGG TTACCACCGGCCTGAGCAGCTCAGCCCCAGGTCCTGTCATCCCCACTTTGGACCTGTGCTCCAGCCGCCCTTGTCCAGTCATCTGctgttcctcctccacccccagccctacCCCTGCCCCTAGTCTTGGCTCCAGCTTTAACCCTGGCCGTGGCCTcagccccagtcccagccccTCCACCAATCGCTCAG GCCCCGGCCAGATGGCCCTCCTACCAGTCACCAACATCAGAGCCAAGTCCTGGGGCCTGTCGGCCAATGGTATCGGCCACTCCAAGCATCCAAAGAGCTCAGAGCCTCTGGCCAGCCCTGAAGTCCCCttccctggagggcagggcaaAGCCAAGAACAGCCCCAGCCTTGGTCTCCACGGCCGGGCCCGCAGAGGGCTTCCCCAGCCCGGCCTGAGCCCTGCTCGGCCCACTCGGGCCCAGGGCCAGCCAG CCTCTCTCCTTGCAGACCCAGTGCCCTCCCTGACCTCCATCCAGGTGCTGGAGAACTCAATGCCCATCACTTCCCAGTACTGCGCTCCAGAGGATGCCTGCAG GCCTGGAAACTTCACCTACCACATCCCTGTCAGCAGCGGCACCCCGCTGCACCTCAGCCTGACTCTGCAGATGAA CCTGATGTCAAAGGAGCAGCCGTGTGAGGAGAGGGACTTTCCACAGAGCCTGCACACCTTCCAGGACACCCAG ggCACGTCCCACCAGTGGCCAGTGACCATCCTGTCTTTCCGAGAATTCACCTACCACTTCCGGGTGGCACTGCTG ggtCAGGCCAACTGCAGCGTGGAGGCCCCGGTCCTGCCGGCCACAGACTACTATTTCCACTTCTACCGCCTGTGTGACTGA
- the MYRF gene encoding myelin regulatory factor isoform X1, translating into MEVVDETEALQRFFEGHDINGALEPSNIDTSILEEYISKEDASDLCFPDISAPASAASYPHGQPAIPGSSGGHHLSPSGGGPSPGRHGPLPAPSYSAPLNCNNNNAMGTAPKPFLGGSGPPIKAEPKAPYAPGTLPDSPPDSGSEAYSPQQVNDPHLLRTITPESLCHVGVPSRLEHPPPPPAHLPGPPPPPPPPPHYPVLQRDLYMKAEPPMPPYAAMGQGLVPTDLHHTQQSQMLHQLLNQHGAELPTHPSKKRKHSESPPNTLNAQMLNGMIKQEPGTTTTLPPHPARAPSPPWPPQGPLSPGPGSLPLSIARVQTPPWHPPGAPSPGLLQDNDSLSGSYLDPNYQSIKWQPHQQNKWATLYDANYKELPMLTYRVDADKGFNFSVGDDAFVCQKKNHFQVTVYIGMLGEPKYVKTPEGLKPLDCFYLKLHGVKLEALNQSINIEQSQSDRSKRPFNPVTVNLPPEQVTKVTVGRLHFSETTANNMRKKGKPNPDQRYFMLVVALQAHAQNQNYTLAAQISERIIVRASNPGQFESDSDVLWQRAQVPDTVFHHGRVGINTDRPDEALVVHGNVKVMGSLMHPSDLRAKEHVQEVDTTEQLKRISRMRLVHYRYKPEFAATAGIEATAPETGVIAQEVKEILPEAVKDTGDVVFANGKTIENFLVVNKERIFMENVGAVKELCKLTDNLETRIDELERWSHKLAKLRRLDSLKSTGSSGAFSHAGSQFSRAGSVPHKKRPPKVASKSSSVVPDQACISQRFLQGTIIALVVVMAFSVVSMSTLYVLSLRSEEDLVETDGSFAVSTSCLLALLRPQHPGGSEARCPCRSSQSFGTTQLRQSPVTTGLPGTRPSLLLVTTGLSSSAPGPVIPTLDLCSSRPCPVICCSSSTPSPTPAPSLGSSFNPGRGLSPSPSPSTNRSGPGQMALLPVTNIRAKSWGLSANGIGHSKHPKSSEPLASPEVPFPGGQGKAKNSPSLGLHGRARRGLPQPGLSPARPTRAQGQPASLLADPVPSLTSIQVLENSMPITSQYCAPEDACRPGNFTYHIPVSSGTPLHLSLTLQMNSSSPVSVVLCSLMSKEQPCEERDFPQSLHTFQDTQGTSHQWPVTILSFREFTYHFRVALLGQANCSVEAPVLPATDYYFHFYRLCD; encoded by the exons gccaCGACATCAATGGTGCCCTGGAGCCCTCCAACATCGACACCAGCATCCTGGAGGAGTACATCAGCAAGGAGGATGCCTCTGACCT CTGCTTCCCTGACATCTCTGCTCCAGCCAGTGCCGCCTCCTACCCCCACGGGCAGCCGGCCATCCCGGGCTCCAGCGGGGGCCACCACCTGAGCCCCTCTGGGGGCGGACCCTCCCCGGGGCGccacggccccctccccgccccgagCTACAGCGCCCCGCTCAACTGCAACAACAACAATGCCATGGGCACTGCTCCCAAGCCCTTTCTGGGGGGCTCTGGGCCCCCCATCAAGGCAGAGCCCAAGGCTCCCTATGCCCCAGG CACACTGCCGGACTCTCCCCCAGACTCGGGCTCCGAGGCCTACTCCCCCCAGCAGGTGAATG ACCCCCATCTCCTGCGCACCATTACCCCCGAGTCCCTGTGCCACGTAGGAGTGCCCTCCCGCCTGGAGcacccacctccacctccagcccACCTACCAGGCCCTCCgccgcccccgccacccccgcctCACTACCCTGTCCTGCAGCGGGACCTGTACATGAAGGCCGAGCCCCCGATGCCCCCCTACGCTGCCATGGGGCAGGGGCTGGTGCCCACGGATCTCCACCACACACAACAGTCCCAGATGCTACACCAGCTGCTGAATCAGCACGGAGCTGA gctccccacacaCCCCTCCAAGAAGAGGAAGCACTCCGAATCACCTCCCAACACCCTTAATGCCCAGATGCTGAATGGAATGATCAAACAGGAGCCGGGGACCACGACGACCCTGCCCCCGCACCCAGCTcgagccccttccccaccctggccTCCCCAGGGCCCACTCTCCCCCGGCCCCGGCTCCTTGCCCCTCAGCATCGCCCGGGTCCAGACGCCACCTTGGCACCCACCGGGCGCACCCTCACCAG GTCTCCTGCAGGACAATGATAGCCTTAGTGGCTCCTACCTGGATCCCAACTACCAATCCATCAAGTGGCAACCGCATCAGCAGAACAAGTGGGCAACGCTGTACGACGCAAACTACAAGGAGCT gcCCATGCTCACCTACCGCGTGGACGCTGACAAGGGCTTCAACTTTTCGGTGGGCGACGACGCCTTCGTGTGCCAGAAGAAGAACCACTTTCAGGTGACGGTATACATCGGCATGCTGGGGGAGCCCAAGTACGTCAAGACGCCCGAAGGCCTCAAGCCCCTCGACTGCTTCTATCTGAAACTGCACGGAGTGAAG CTGGAGGCCCTGAACCAGTCCATCAACATTGAGCAGTCACAGTCCGACCGAAGCAAGCGGCCCTTTAACCCTGTCAC GGTCAATCTGCCTCCTGAGCAGGTCACGAAGGTGACCGTGGGGCGCTTGCACTTCAGCGAGACCACCGCCAACAACATGCGCAAGAAGGGCAAACCTAACCCAGACCAGAG GTACTTCATGCTGGTGGTGGCGCTCCAGGCCCATGCACAGAACCAGAACTACACGCTGGCTGCCCAGATCTCAGAGCGCATCATCGTGAGG GCCTCCAACCCAGGCCAGTTTGAGAGTGACAGCGACGTGCTGTGGCAGCGGGCGCAGGTGCCCGACACTGTCTTCCACCATGGCCGCGTGGGCATCAACACGGACCGACCCGACGAGGCGTTGGTCGTGCACGGCAATGTCAAGGTCATGGGCTCGCTCATGCACCCCTCCGACCTGCGGGCCAAGGAGCACGtgcaggag GTGGACACCACGGAGCAGCTGAAGAGGATCTCACGCATGCGGCTGGTGCACTACAGATACAAGCCTGAGTTTGCAGCCACCGCAGGCATCGAGGCCACGGCACCAGAGACGG gTGTCATCGCCCAGGAGGTGAAGGAGATCCTGCCTGAGGCCGTGAAGGACACTGGAGACGTGGTCTTTGCCAATGGGAAAACCATAGAGAACTTCTTGGTGGTGAACAAG GAGCGCATCTTCATGGAGAACGTGGGTGCCGTGAAGGAGCTGTGCAAGCTGACGGACAACCTGGAGACGCGCATTGACGAGCTGGAGCGCTGGAGCCACAAGCTGGCCAAACTGCGGCGGCTGGACAGCCTCAAGTCCACTGGCAGCTCGGGTGCCttcag CCATGCAGGGAGCCAGTTCAGCCGGGCGGGCAGCGTCCCCCACAAGAAGAGGCCCCCCAAGGTGGCCAGCAAG TCGTCATCTGTGGTCCCAGACCAGGCCTGCATCAGCCAGCGCTTCCTGCAGGGAACCATCATTGCCCTGGTGGTGGTCATGGCCTTCAG CGTGGTGTCCATGTCTACACTGTATGTGCTGAGCCTGCGCTCCGAGGAGGACCTGGTGGAAACCGATGG CTCTTTTGCTGTGTCCACTTCCTGTCTTCTGGCCCTGCTCCGGCCCCAGCACCCTGGGGGGAGTGAGGCCAGGTGCCCATG cagGTCCAGCCAGAGCTTTGGGACCACTCAGCTCCGACAGTCCCCTGTGACCACCGGGCTGCCAGGCACACGGCCCTCTTTGCTGCTGG TTACCACCGGCCTGAGCAGCTCAGCCCCAGGTCCTGTCATCCCCACTTTGGACCTGTGCTCCAGCCGCCCTTGTCCAGTCATCTGctgttcctcctccacccccagccctacCCCTGCCCCTAGTCTTGGCTCCAGCTTTAACCCTGGCCGTGGCCTcagccccagtcccagccccTCCACCAATCGCTCAG GCCCCGGCCAGATGGCCCTCCTACCAGTCACCAACATCAGAGCCAAGTCCTGGGGCCTGTCGGCCAATGGTATCGGCCACTCCAAGCATCCAAAGAGCTCAGAGCCTCTGGCCAGCCCTGAAGTCCCCttccctggagggcagggcaaAGCCAAGAACAGCCCCAGCCTTGGTCTCCACGGCCGGGCCCGCAGAGGGCTTCCCCAGCCCGGCCTGAGCCCTGCTCGGCCCACTCGGGCCCAGGGCCAGCCAG CCTCTCTCCTTGCAGACCCAGTGCCCTCCCTGACCTCCATCCAGGTGCTGGAGAACTCAATGCCCATCACTTCCCAGTACTGCGCTCCAGAGGATGCCTGCAG GCCTGGAAACTTCACCTACCACATCCCTGTCAGCAGCGGCACCCCGCTGCACCTCAGCCTGACTCTGCAGATGAA CTCTTCGTCTCCCGTGTCTGTGGTGCTGTGCAGCCTGATGTCAAAGGAGCAGCCGTGTGAGGAGAGGGACTTTCCACAGAGCCTGCACACCTTCCAGGACACCCAG ggCACGTCCCACCAGTGGCCAGTGACCATCCTGTCTTTCCGAGAATTCACCTACCACTTCCGGGTGGCACTGCTG ggtCAGGCCAACTGCAGCGTGGAGGCCCCGGTCCTGCCGGCCACAGACTACTATTTCCACTTCTACCGCCTGTGTGACTGA
- the MYRF gene encoding myelin regulatory factor isoform X4 produces the protein MEVVDETEALQRFFEGHDINGALEPSNIDTSILEEYISKEDASDLCFPDISAPASAASYPHGQPAIPGSSGGHHLSPSGGGPSPGRHGPLPAPSYSAPLNCNNNNAMGTAPKPFLGGSGPPIKAEPKAPYAPGTLPDSPPDSGSEAYSPQQVNDPHLLRTITPESLCHVGVPSRLEHPPPPPAHLPGPPPPPPPPPHYPVLQRDLYMKAEPPMPPYAAMGQGLVPTDLHHTQQSQMLHQLLNQHGAELPTHPSKKRKHSESPPNTLNAQMLNGMIKQEPGTTTTLPPHPARAPSPPWPPQGPLSPGPGSLPLSIARVQTPPWHPPGAPSPGLLQDNDSLSGSYLDPNYQSIKWQPHQQNKWATLYDANYKELPMLTYRVDADKGFNFSVGDDAFVCQKKNHFQVTVYIGMLGEPKYVKTPEGLKPLDCFYLKLHGVKLEALNQSINIEQSQSDRSKRPFNPVTVNLPPEQVTKVTVGRLHFSETTANNMRKKGKPNPDQRYFMLVVALQAHAQNQNYTLAAQISERIIVRASNPGQFESDSDVLWQRAQVPDTVFHHGRVGINTDRPDEALVVHGNVKVMGSLMHPSDLRAKEHVQEVDTTEQLKRISRMRLVHYRYKPEFAATAGIEATAPETGVIAQEVKEILPEAVKDTGDVVFANGKTIENFLVVNKERIFMENVGAVKELCKLTDNLETRIDELERWSHKLAKLRRLDSLKSTGSSGAFSHAGSQFSRAGSVPHKKRPPKVASKSSSVVPDQACISQRFLQGTIIALVVVMAFSVVSMSTLYVLSLRSEEDLVETDGSFAVSTSCLLALLRPQHPGGSEARCPCRSSQSFGTTQLRQSPVTTGLPGTRPSLLLVTTGLSSSAPGPVIPTLDLCSSRPCPVICCSSSTPSPTPAPSLGSSFNPGRGLSPSPSPSTNRSGPGQMALLPVTNIRAKSWGLSANGIGHSKHPKSSEPLASPEVPFPGGQGKAKNSPSLGLHGRARRGLPQPGLSPARPTRAQGQPDPVPSLTSIQVLENSMPITSQYCAPEDACRPGNFTYHIPVSSGTPLHLSLTLQMNSSSPVSVVLCSLMSKEQPCEERDFPQSLHTFQDTQGTSHQWPVTILSFREFTYHFRVALLGQANCSVEAPVLPATDYYFHFYRLCD, from the exons gccaCGACATCAATGGTGCCCTGGAGCCCTCCAACATCGACACCAGCATCCTGGAGGAGTACATCAGCAAGGAGGATGCCTCTGACCT CTGCTTCCCTGACATCTCTGCTCCAGCCAGTGCCGCCTCCTACCCCCACGGGCAGCCGGCCATCCCGGGCTCCAGCGGGGGCCACCACCTGAGCCCCTCTGGGGGCGGACCCTCCCCGGGGCGccacggccccctccccgccccgagCTACAGCGCCCCGCTCAACTGCAACAACAACAATGCCATGGGCACTGCTCCCAAGCCCTTTCTGGGGGGCTCTGGGCCCCCCATCAAGGCAGAGCCCAAGGCTCCCTATGCCCCAGG CACACTGCCGGACTCTCCCCCAGACTCGGGCTCCGAGGCCTACTCCCCCCAGCAGGTGAATG ACCCCCATCTCCTGCGCACCATTACCCCCGAGTCCCTGTGCCACGTAGGAGTGCCCTCCCGCCTGGAGcacccacctccacctccagcccACCTACCAGGCCCTCCgccgcccccgccacccccgcctCACTACCCTGTCCTGCAGCGGGACCTGTACATGAAGGCCGAGCCCCCGATGCCCCCCTACGCTGCCATGGGGCAGGGGCTGGTGCCCACGGATCTCCACCACACACAACAGTCCCAGATGCTACACCAGCTGCTGAATCAGCACGGAGCTGA gctccccacacaCCCCTCCAAGAAGAGGAAGCACTCCGAATCACCTCCCAACACCCTTAATGCCCAGATGCTGAATGGAATGATCAAACAGGAGCCGGGGACCACGACGACCCTGCCCCCGCACCCAGCTcgagccccttccccaccctggccTCCCCAGGGCCCACTCTCCCCCGGCCCCGGCTCCTTGCCCCTCAGCATCGCCCGGGTCCAGACGCCACCTTGGCACCCACCGGGCGCACCCTCACCAG GTCTCCTGCAGGACAATGATAGCCTTAGTGGCTCCTACCTGGATCCCAACTACCAATCCATCAAGTGGCAACCGCATCAGCAGAACAAGTGGGCAACGCTGTACGACGCAAACTACAAGGAGCT gcCCATGCTCACCTACCGCGTGGACGCTGACAAGGGCTTCAACTTTTCGGTGGGCGACGACGCCTTCGTGTGCCAGAAGAAGAACCACTTTCAGGTGACGGTATACATCGGCATGCTGGGGGAGCCCAAGTACGTCAAGACGCCCGAAGGCCTCAAGCCCCTCGACTGCTTCTATCTGAAACTGCACGGAGTGAAG CTGGAGGCCCTGAACCAGTCCATCAACATTGAGCAGTCACAGTCCGACCGAAGCAAGCGGCCCTTTAACCCTGTCAC GGTCAATCTGCCTCCTGAGCAGGTCACGAAGGTGACCGTGGGGCGCTTGCACTTCAGCGAGACCACCGCCAACAACATGCGCAAGAAGGGCAAACCTAACCCAGACCAGAG GTACTTCATGCTGGTGGTGGCGCTCCAGGCCCATGCACAGAACCAGAACTACACGCTGGCTGCCCAGATCTCAGAGCGCATCATCGTGAGG GCCTCCAACCCAGGCCAGTTTGAGAGTGACAGCGACGTGCTGTGGCAGCGGGCGCAGGTGCCCGACACTGTCTTCCACCATGGCCGCGTGGGCATCAACACGGACCGACCCGACGAGGCGTTGGTCGTGCACGGCAATGTCAAGGTCATGGGCTCGCTCATGCACCCCTCCGACCTGCGGGCCAAGGAGCACGtgcaggag GTGGACACCACGGAGCAGCTGAAGAGGATCTCACGCATGCGGCTGGTGCACTACAGATACAAGCCTGAGTTTGCAGCCACCGCAGGCATCGAGGCCACGGCACCAGAGACGG gTGTCATCGCCCAGGAGGTGAAGGAGATCCTGCCTGAGGCCGTGAAGGACACTGGAGACGTGGTCTTTGCCAATGGGAAAACCATAGAGAACTTCTTGGTGGTGAACAAG GAGCGCATCTTCATGGAGAACGTGGGTGCCGTGAAGGAGCTGTGCAAGCTGACGGACAACCTGGAGACGCGCATTGACGAGCTGGAGCGCTGGAGCCACAAGCTGGCCAAACTGCGGCGGCTGGACAGCCTCAAGTCCACTGGCAGCTCGGGTGCCttcag CCATGCAGGGAGCCAGTTCAGCCGGGCGGGCAGCGTCCCCCACAAGAAGAGGCCCCCCAAGGTGGCCAGCAAG TCGTCATCTGTGGTCCCAGACCAGGCCTGCATCAGCCAGCGCTTCCTGCAGGGAACCATCATTGCCCTGGTGGTGGTCATGGCCTTCAG CGTGGTGTCCATGTCTACACTGTATGTGCTGAGCCTGCGCTCCGAGGAGGACCTGGTGGAAACCGATGG CTCTTTTGCTGTGTCCACTTCCTGTCTTCTGGCCCTGCTCCGGCCCCAGCACCCTGGGGGGAGTGAGGCCAGGTGCCCATG cagGTCCAGCCAGAGCTTTGGGACCACTCAGCTCCGACAGTCCCCTGTGACCACCGGGCTGCCAGGCACACGGCCCTCTTTGCTGCTGG TTACCACCGGCCTGAGCAGCTCAGCCCCAGGTCCTGTCATCCCCACTTTGGACCTGTGCTCCAGCCGCCCTTGTCCAGTCATCTGctgttcctcctccacccccagccctacCCCTGCCCCTAGTCTTGGCTCCAGCTTTAACCCTGGCCGTGGCCTcagccccagtcccagccccTCCACCAATCGCTCAG GCCCCGGCCAGATGGCCCTCCTACCAGTCACCAACATCAGAGCCAAGTCCTGGGGCCTGTCGGCCAATGGTATCGGCCACTCCAAGCATCCAAAGAGCTCAGAGCCTCTGGCCAGCCCTGAAGTCCCCttccctggagggcagggcaaAGCCAAGAACAGCCCCAGCCTTGGTCTCCACGGCCGGGCCCGCAGAGGGCTTCCCCAGCCCGGCCTGAGCCCTGCTCGGCCCACTCGGGCCCAGGGCCAGCCAG ACCCAGTGCCCTCCCTGACCTCCATCCAGGTGCTGGAGAACTCAATGCCCATCACTTCCCAGTACTGCGCTCCAGAGGATGCCTGCAG GCCTGGAAACTTCACCTACCACATCCCTGTCAGCAGCGGCACCCCGCTGCACCTCAGCCTGACTCTGCAGATGAA CTCTTCGTCTCCCGTGTCTGTGGTGCTGTGCAGCCTGATGTCAAAGGAGCAGCCGTGTGAGGAGAGGGACTTTCCACAGAGCCTGCACACCTTCCAGGACACCCAG ggCACGTCCCACCAGTGGCCAGTGACCATCCTGTCTTTCCGAGAATTCACCTACCACTTCCGGGTGGCACTGCTG ggtCAGGCCAACTGCAGCGTGGAGGCCCCGGTCCTGCCGGCCACAGACTACTATTTCCACTTCTACCGCCTGTGTGACTGA